Below is a window of Fervidobacterium pennivorans DSM 9078 DNA.
TTTATGAACGCCATATGTTTGAGAACTTCTTTTCCGTTTTCATCTTTCACAACAAGTGTTAGTGGTGTTGACTCTGTGACTTCTTTAAAAAGCTTTAAGAAGCTGTTCTTTTCCAAAGCCAGGCTAACTGGTTTCTCGAGTCCTGGCCCGTACGCAATAGCAGGTATAACACCCTGCGCTCTCAATCTTCTAACTGCGCGCTTTTTGCCAACTATAGACCTTAGTTGCGCGTTAACTACGTGCTCCATGTCTACTCCTCCTTCTTTTTTATTTTTAAGGTTTTATTTTTATCTTCTTATTTTTTTCTCAGCTGGGTTAGAGTTATTTGAAGAGTATACTGACAGAGAGATTCTTTCTAACCCTAATTATCGCTTCCCCGAGCAAAGGTGCAACAGAAACAACATGGAACTTGCTAGGTAGACTCTGATGATATATTGTATCACTAATATAAATCTTTTCAATACTCGAGTTCTCAATTCTTTCAACCGCACCAGATGAGAGAACCGGATGTGTTATACAAGCAATTACTCTCTTCGCGCCTGCGTTCTTTACAGCATTTGCACCTTCAACCAAAGAACGTGCAGTATCAACGATATCATCTACGATAATCGCTGTCTTATCCTTAACATCACCTATTATGTTAAGAATTTCAGCCACGTTGTCTTTCGGACGCCTTTTGTCAAGTATTGCAAGAGGAAGGCCCACCCTTTCAGCTATTTGTCGCGCTCGCTTAACTCCACCCACATCTGGTGAAACAATAACAGCATCGTCGTCCAGTATTCCATCTTTACTTAATGTCTCAAGAAACACAGGAAAGCTCCAAAGATTGTCAACAGGAATATCGAAGAATCCTTGAACTTGTTCGGCATGTAAGTCAACAGTCATCACACGAGTTGCTCCTGCAACTGTGAGTAAATTCGCAACGAGCTTCGCTGTAATCGGGTCTCTACCTTTTGCCTTTCTATCCTGTCTTGCGTAGCCGTAGTAAGGTATTACCACGGCAATGCTATTGGCGGAAGCCCTTTTAAACGCATCTATCATAACCAACAATTCCATTAAATTTTCGTTAACCGGTGGACAAGTAGGCTGAATGACAAAAACATCGTGGCCACGTACTGTTTCCTCTATACGAACGTTGATTTCACCATCCGCAAATCTTCCAACCGTGATGTCGCCAAGTCTCATACCAATGTAGCTAGCAACCTTTTCCGCCAAGACCTTGTTCGCATTACCAGTGAAAATCTTCATTTCATTCCTTGTGATTTGCATTTTTCATGGCCTCCCTTTTCAGCTTCGCCCAGTTTTCCTTAATAATTTGTCTAGCCCTTCCAAGTGCCAGAGCATCATCTGGAACGTCTTCAGTAATAACCGAACCTGCCCCTACAATCGCTCCTTTTCCTATTTTAACTGGTGCAACGAGCGAAGAATTGCTACCTATAAATGCACTATCACCAATAAATGTCTGGTACTTTTTGTAACCATCGTAATTGCAGGTAATAGTTCCAGCTCCAATGTTTACGTCCTCACCGACAGTTGCATCACCTAAGTAAGTGAGATGCTGTGCCTTTGAGTTCTTTCCTATTGTAGATTTCTTCGTTTCCACGAAGTTTCCAATCTTTACATTCTCTTTTAGAATCGTTCCCTCTCTCAGTCTTGAGAACGGTCCGACAGATACATTATCTTCTATAACTGCTCCTTCAACTTCTGAACGTATCACTTTGACGTTGTTACCGAGTATTGAATTCTTTATTCGGGTATATGGTCCTATTTCACAGTCTTCACCAATTGTGATTTCTCCTTCTAAAATTGTAAATGGGTAAATTACGGTGTCAATACCTATTTTCACATCAGGTCCTATGAATGTGGAAGTGGGATCCACTACTGTAACTCCCGAAAGCATCAACTCTTTCAGAATTCTTTCTCTTGCAACAGCCTCAAGCTGGGAAAGCTGAACTCTATCGTTTACACCAGATACTTGCACAGGATCATCTAACAATACCGTTTCAACATTCTCTGCCATTTCAACTAAATCTGTCAAGTAGTACTCGCCTTGTGCATTGTTGTTGGTGAGTTTATCTATGTTATCAAGCAAGAACTTTCCGGAAAATATGTAAATTCCGCTGTTGACTTCTTTTATCCTTAGCTGTTCTTCATTAGCATCCTTGTGCTCAACAATTCTAATCTTTCCATTTTCTCTAACAATTCTTCCATAGCCGGTAGGGTCATCTGCAATGAACGTTAAGACTGTGGCATTTGCTTTGGCATTCGTGTGAGTTTCTAAAAGTCTTTGAATTGTTTCCTCCTTTAGAAGAGGGACATCACCGTAGAGTATCAGTACATCATCGCTTGGTGATATAAACTCTTTAGCGCACATCACCGCATGTCCTGTCCCAAGTTGCGGCTCTTGAATGTACACTTTAACATCTGCTGGGAGATAAGACTTCACAATCTCGGCCTTGTGACCAATCACTACACCAACTTCTCCGAATTTCTTTCCCAAGTCCACAACCCAGTTTATCATCGGCTTACCAAGTATCTTGTGAACTACCTTTGGGTATTTCGACTTCATCCTTTTGCCCAATCCAGCAGCAAGTATGAGTACTTTCATACCAACAACCCCCAACATTTTTAAGATAATGTTAACTAAAAGTATTGAAACTTTCCAAAAACCGCATTATCCTTATAAAGAGGGGACACCCCCCAACCAACTCTCGACAAAGGAGGTATCCCGATATGAACAACTCAACGCTCTCTTGTCCAAAATGCGGTTCCACCAGCTTATACAAAAACGGTCATGACAAATACGGTAACCAACAATTCCTTTGCAAACTCTGCCATCATTCTTTCAAACTCTCCCATTCTCAAAAACGCAAAAACTTTCCTTTCCCATATCCCAAATGCTCTTCTTGTAGTAAGCCTAACGTCTTTGTGTAGCGAGGAATCTTTGGCAAACCAATAACGGCAATATCAATCGCACCCTTTAGCAATTACACTCTTTCATCACTACAAGTTAACACTATCATTTTTAACATTTTTATTTATTATCTTCGTCATCGGCTTTATATCTTTTTTGAATTGAAAATTCCCTTAAAATAACCGGAATGAGAATAAGTCCGAGCAGGTATCCTTTAACGCCAAATTTATGGGCTCCTATCGCACCTATACCCATTCCGGTTAACAACATCATTGGAATTAGACTGTACCAAGTTTTGAGTATGTCATAGAAAACTGCGAAAAATGTTCCATAAACAACGAAATTCAGCCCTTCCAAACTATATGGTCGAAACTTGCCAAATATGGCTATTGCACCAATTAGAAGAAGATTTAACCCTGCTAAGGACTCCGCCCGGTCGCTTTTCCTAAACGCGAAGTATAATCCTACAAGTATGAGGGAAAAATAACTGGGATTCCTTGTCAAATAGAACGAAGCTACGGAAGCTATTATAGAAAGTACCAAAGCCACCATTGGATATCACTCCATTTAATAGAAGATAGAACTAGCATGTTAAGAAATATAAGGGGCGCAAAAGCGCCCCCGTGAGTTAAGTATAATTAGCTTCTGTATTTAATACTTGCTTGAGCAGCTGCAAGTCTTGCAACTGGAATTCTGTATGGTGATGCACTGACATAGTCAAGTTTTGTTGTGGCAAAGAATTCGATGGATTTTGGATCTCCACCGTGTTCACCACAGACTCCACACTTGAGTGTTGGTTTAACTTCCTTTCCTTTTTCCGTTGCAAGTTTCACAAGCTGACCGACACCTTGTGTATCAATGTGTTTGAATGGGTCGTGTTCAAGTATACCTTTTTCAAGGTATTCTGGCAAGAACTTTCCAACGTCATCTCGGCTGAATCCGAATGTCATCTGTGTAAGGTCGTTCGTACCAAAGCTAAAGAAGTCAGCTTCCTGGGCAATCTGGTCAGCTGTAACTGCAGCTCTTGGAACCTCTATCATTGTACCAACGAGATACTTGAGGTCAACACCATGTTCTTTAATGAGTGCGTCTGCTGTTTCCACAACAACTTGTTTTATGTATTTAAGTTCGTTGACATGGCCTACAAGAGGAATCATTATTTCCGGAACAACTTCGATACCTTCCTCTTTCTTAAGTTCGATAGCTGCAAGGATTATTGCTTTTGTTTGCATTACAGCAATCTCCGGATATGTGATGACAAGCCTTACGCCCCTGTGTCCGAGCATTGGGTTAAGCTCGTGGAGTTGTTCAACAACTTTCTTGAGTTCTTCAACAGAAATACCAATCTGCTGAGCAACTTCTGCCATCTGTTCTTCTTCCTGTGGCAAGAATTCGTGTAGTGGTGGGTCGATAAGTCTTATTGTAACTGGGTAACCCTTCATTTCTCTGAACAGACCTTTGAAATCTTCCTTTTGGAGCGGGAGAAGTTCGGCAAGTGCTGCTTCCCTTTCTTCTTTTGTTCTTGCGACTATCATTCTTCTAACCTTTGGTATTCTGTCCTTTTCAAAGAACATATGCTCAGTTCTGCAGAGTCCGATACCTTCTGCTCCGAATTCTCTCGCAACTTTTGCATCTCTTGGAACGTCAGCGTTTGCCCTAACGCCAAGCTTTCTGAATTCGTCTGCCCATGAGAGTAGTTCGGCAACTGGTCCTTCGAGACCTTGTGGTTTAACTGTCGTAATCTTTCCAAGGAACACTTCTCCAGTAGTTCCATCTATTGACAACCATTCGCCTTCTTTAACAATTATGTCGCCAACTTTGAGGTAGCCTTCTTCTTCATTAACGTAAATACTTTCCGCACCGACTACTGCTGGTTTACCGAGACCTCTTGCAACGACAGCAGCGTGAGATGTCATACCACCGCGTGCTGTTAGTATACCCTCGGCTGCATTCATACCACCGACGTCTTCAGGACTTGTCTCTGGTCTAACAAGGAGAACCTTTTCTCCTGCTTTTGCTGCTTCTTCCGCTTTGTGTGCATCGAAGTAAACTTTACCTGTTGCAGCACCTGGTGATGCTGGAAGACCTTTTGCAATAACCTTTGCATTCTTTCTTTCGTTTTCATCGAATTTCGGGTGGAGCACTCTTTCAATATCGGATGGTTGGACTCTCAAGACGGCCGTCTTCTTATCGATGAGACCTTCGTGAACCATGTCAACTGCTACCTTTATTGCAGCCTGGCTTGTTCTCTTTGCGCTTCTTGTCTGGAGTATGTAGAGTTTTCCTCTTTCAACTGTGAATTCGATGTCCTGCATGTCTTTGAAATACCTTTCAAGTCTGTCCATTATTTGAATGAGTTCTTCGTAAGCTTGTGGAATCAATTCTTTCATTTTTTCAAGAGGATATGGAGTTCTTATACCAGCAACGACGTCTTCACCTTGTGCATTTGGCAAGAATTCTCCGTAGTATACTTTTTCTCCAGTGTTCGGGTCTCTTGTGAAACAAACACCTGTACCGCTGTCGTCACCCATGTTACCAAAGACCATGGCAACAATGTTGACAGCTGTTCCAAGGAGCTGACCTTCTTTGATTCCATGAATTTCTCTGTATTTGATAGCCCTATCACTCATCCATGACCAAATAACTGCCTCAATTGCTGCCCACAATTGTTTGTAGACATCCTGTGGGAACTCTTTTCCGTGTTTTTTGTAAATTTCTTTGTAGATTTCTACAAGCTTTTTGAGGTCTTCCGCATCAAGCTCTGTGTCAAGCTTTACACCTTTTTGTGCCTTCATTTCGGCGAGCGCATTTTCGAAATCTGCATGTGGAATTCCAAGAGCGGTATCACCGAACATTTGGAGAAATCTTCTGTAAGAGTCATATGCGAATCTTTCGTTGTTTGTCATTTCGACAAGACCTTTGACTGTTTCGTCGTTAAGACCCAGGTTGAGGATTGTGTCCATCATACCAGGCATCGAGATAGCGGCACCTGACCTAACAGAAACAAGGAGTGGCTTTTTGGGATCTCCAAACCCTTTTCCTGTTACTTCCTCCAATCTTTTCATTGCTGCGTCAACTTGTTCTTTCAAATCCTCTGGATAAGTTCTGTTGTTGTCATAATAGTATTTACAAACTTCTGCAGAAATAGTAAAGCCAGGAGGAACTGGAACTCCGGCGTTCGTCATTTCAGCAAGATTTGCACCTTTACCACCCAGTATGTCTCTCATCTGGGCGTTACCTTCTGCCTGTCCATTGGCAAAGAAATAAACCCACTTTTTACCCATTTTCACACCTCCACATCGAAAAATTTAGAAAAGTACCTGTATAATTGTATCATACTTTTTCTATTTGTCGTATACACACCGTGATAAATTGTTTTTTTCTTTTATGTTAATTTCTTCAGAAAGTGTTTGATTCGTGGCATAGTTAAGATGCGAACCGTTGTTTAAAGCAAAATAAAGCAAAAAATTGATGTATAAAAGGTGGTAGAAAATTACAAGAAGGTGGAGCCTGTGGAAAGGAGTATACTGACAAATACTTTCAAAACCTTGTTGATGGGAACCGTTTCATTTTACTTGCTAACTTATCTTTCATCCTCGAGCGTTCTCAAGACAATTTCATCAGATGTTAGAAAAATCAACATCGATTCGATTCAAGTTGCATACAGAGAAGCAGGTCAAAGCAATTCAAAAGTAGTGGTATTTTTGCATGGATTTGGAGGGTCATCTTACGATTGGAAGGAGCTAATGGACATGCTGTCCGAATCATACCGCTGCATAGCATTTGATATACCGCCATTTGGTTTATTCGAAAAGAGATTAGATTTTGATTATTCAGACGAGTCAATGTAAGGCTTATAATGGACTCCCTGAATTATCTTGGTGTAAATCGTTACGTTTTAGTCGGTCATTCAATGGGTGGCTACTTATCATTGGCAATAGCAAGTCTTTTTCCAGAAAGAGTGGAAAAACTAATTTTGTTTGACGCAGCGTATACGAATCATTCAGAATCTTTAAATGGTCTTAATCTTCCTTTTGAATTGGGCAACGAGAACCAGGTTAAACTTTACCAAGTACTTTTGGACATAGGTTTAAAAACATATCCTTTGGTTAAATTTCTCTACCAGACATCTCTTTCGACTGGTAGCATTCTTAGCACAGAACACTTTGAATATCTTTTTGCGCAAAACTATTTCTTACCAGCGGAAGTGCTATTAAATTAACTAAAGACAAAACCACCCAAAAGCCTTTAGCAGTAGACCTTGCTAACATAGTTGCAAAAACACTCATCATTTATGGCGAAAAAGATAACATAACTCCCTCATCAATTGGTGAATACTTGGCTCGGAACATAAAGGGTTCTCAACTTATACGGATTCCAAACGAAGGACACATGCCCTTAGCAAATAAATTAGTATTAGAGAAGGTAAAAGCATTTCTGAAAGACTGATAAAAAGAGCGTGACCCCATCATTATAGGGTCACGATGAATTTTTGATACCGAAAAACACAAGAGATTTCAGAGAGGAGGATTTCCAAGTGCGATTAAAGTTCCATCCCACCGTCGATAATTATCACCTGGCCATTGATGTAGGTTCCGTCTATCACTAAGAATTTTACAAGCTTTGCAACTTCCTCTGGTTTTCCAAATCTTCTCATAGAGATTTTCTCGAGTGCGGTTTTTTTAATTTCCTCGGGTAATTTTTCTGTCATAGGTGTTTCGATAAAACCTGGTGCAATAGCATTTACCCGAACGTTTTTCCTTCCAAATTCCTTCGCCAGAGACTTTGTTAAGCCTATCAATCCGGCTTTTGAGGCAGCATAGTTCGCCTGCCCAATATTACCCTCTAATCCAACAACGGAGGAGACATTGATTATAACACCTTCATTCTTTGCAATTTCCCTTATTGTTGCTTTAACCATGTTGAACGCACCCGTTAGGTTCGTGTTTATCACACTGTCCCACTCTTCGTAAGTCATTCGGTACACTAAATTGTCTTTCGTTATTCCTGCGTTGTTGACAAGTATATCTATCCTCCCAAGCTTTTGCACCACATTTTTAACTGCACTTTCAACAGCGTTCCTATCGGTAATATCAAGGATGTATTCGTGATAGAATCGAGCATCAATATTCTCTGATGAAGGTGTATAGTTGAATCCAACGACAATACATCCTTCTTCGATAAATTCTTTTGTTATCGCTTTCCCAATCCCTCCTGATGCACCTGTGACAATTGCAACCTTTCCATCAAGTCTGCCCATACTCTTTCCCCCTCATAACTTTGTCAAGTTTCAAAGCAACGAGATTGGCCACAAACAATTTGGCAAAATCAATGAAAACAAAAGGTATGACTCCTACTATGAAAGCTTTCCTATAACTGCCTATGTGGAGCCCTAAAACAGTCCAACCAATGATGTAAACCACAGCAAGCCCCACGACTCCTGATAAAACGGTATTAAATTTTCTCCTTAGTTGCGCAATTAAAAAAGCGCTAATCGGAAATGCCCACAGATAGCCTGATGTAGGTCCAACCAGATGAGCAATACCACCAGAAAAGTTTGCAAAAACAGGAAGACCTACTGCTCCAAGTGTCAAGTAAAGCAGCATAGAAGTCATAGCTTCAACAGGACCCAACAAAAAACCAGACAGGAAAACAAAGAGCATTTGTAATGTTATAGGGACATTTCCAACAGGAACCGCAATCTGAGCCCCAACTGCTGTTAATGCTGCAAATAAGGGAATAATAGCTATTCTCCTTAAATCCCTAATATTTCCTTTTGTGCCCTTATTGTTCTTATCTTCCACCGGTAACCCCCTCCGTCAGATTTTTGGTTTCGATTAACGTTGAAAAGTGTTTGGCATTGAGTTTGGCTTTCTTCAACATAGAAGTCAACACATTTTTTGGTCCGACTTCTACAAATTCGTCAACACCAAGAGCAATCATCCTATCAATTGATTGTTTCCAATATACAGGTCCACTAATTTGTTCAAGAACATAATGTTTTATTTGTTCAGGGTCTGTTATTTCTCGAGCTACACTATTCATAACAATAGGGTATTTTGGCTGTCTAAATTTTATATGCTCAACTTCTGCAGCCATCTTTTCTCTTGCACTTTCCAAAAATGGTGTATGGAAAGGACCGGATACCTTTAGTTCTATCGCCCTTTTACCATTTTCAGTGAGGTGCTTTACAAAGCTTTTTATACTTTCGCTTTTCCCACTTACAACTGTTTGTTCCTCAGAATTGTAGTTAGCTATATAGAGACCGTCGTATTTGCGGACGAGTTCTTCTATCTCCTCAATTGCTACACCTACAACCGCTGCCATGCTACCTTCCCCAGGCTTCATTGCTTGCGATATATACTCTCCTCTTTTTCTTACAAGATATATACCTGTTTCAAAATCATAAACCCCTGCCACAGCAAGTGCTGTGTACTCACCTAAGCTGTGTCCGGCAACAAAATCGGGTTCTCTAAAACACTTTTTCAACTCAGTAAATGCCACATAACTTGCTAAGTATATAGCTGGTTGAGCATTTTCGGTGAGTTTCAAAACTTCCTCATCACCGTCCATGATTTCTATCAAGTCGAAGCCTAAAACATCATTTGCAACTTTTGCATAGTTATCCCACGACTCGTATTTGGAAAAGTCACTTGCCATTCCGCTGTATTGTGAACCTTGTCCTGGAAAAATGTAAGCAAGTTTCATAGAAAATCACCTCCAATTCGAGACAATTCCCAAAAGTTTTTGCTTATTTGCTTCCTCATTTCTTCATTTTAAAAGTTCACAAAGTTCTTGAATCGTTGCATAGAACTCATTAACAATGTCTGTAATTATTTCCTTCACGGGCTTAATCTCATTTATCAATCCTACACATTGACCTGCCATGAACGAGCCTTCTTCAATATTGCCATCAACTACCGCTTTTCTTAAGCTTCCAACTAAAACTTCTTCAGCTTCCTGAAGATTCTTTGTTTCTAACTCTTTCACTTTTTTCGCGAACCTTGTCTCAATTACCCTGGCAGGATGTCCAAGTGGAGCGCCTGTGATTACAGTATCTCGTATAGATGATTTTATGATAAGCTTTTTGAAATTCTCATGTGTGTCTGCTTCTGTTGAAGCGATGAATCTTGTTCCCATTTGGATGCCCTCAGCACCAAGTGCAAACATCGCAGCCATGGATTTTCCATCGGCTATTCCCCCAGCTGCAATGACTGGTATTTTCACGGCCCTACACACAGCGTTTACCAGGACTAACGTGGTAACCTCTCCAATATGACCTCCCGATTCCATACCTTCGGCAATAACTGCATCTGCCCCTATACGTTCCATCATCTTCGCCATATTGTCCGAAGCAACAACAGGTAAGACCTTAACCCCAGCTTCTTTCAACTTTGACATATACTTTGAAGGATTACCAGCTCCAAATGTCACAACAGGCACTTTCTCCTCTATAACTAAATCAACCAGCTCATCAGCATACGGTGATACTAGTATTATGTTTACTCCGAAAGGCTTATCTGTTAATTTACGGATGGTATCGATAGCCTCTTTTAGCTGTGCTCTGTTCATCGCACCGGAACCTATAACTCCTAACCCTCCAGCATTCGAAACGGCAGCTGCTAGCTTTGGAGTCCCAGCCCACGACATACCTCCCATGATAATTGGATATTCGATGTTCAACAGCTGGCAAATTCGATTATTTTCCTTGAAGTTCATCTTCCATCCGCCTCACTTTGTACTTTATCCTCAACGGCTGATGATGAATCCTTGCCTTCTCCTTTTTTCACTCCCACCATCAATTTTGCTTTTGCGACCAGTTGACCATCGACTTTGGCTTTCCCATCAACAATTACTATAGGTCCTTTCTTGTCTAGCACTTTAACTTCGTATGTCAGCTCACAGTTAGGTCTAACTTCTTTCTTAAACCTCGCTTCGTCTATGCCGATGAAGATGGGTATTGAATTTCTTTCCACATTCTCTAACAACAAAACTCCTGCTGTTTGCGCAAGACCTTCAATAATGTAGACTCCCGGATATATTGGATAGCCTGGGAAGTGACCTTTAAACACCGGTTCATCTTTGGTAACGTATTTTTTTGCAATGATGTAGTCCTCTCCTTGTTCAATCACTTCGTCAACCAAAAGTATAGGGTCTCTGTGGGGCAATATTTTTAGAATTTCTTCTTTTCCTCTTAGTGTTTTCTTTTCATTCATATCTTCCCACCACCAACGAAGCATTGTGTCCACCAAAGCCGAAGGAGTTCTTAATAAAATTCCGTATTTCTACACCTTCAATAGTAGTTCGTGGAATGTTGAAATAATCAGGTCCATCTAACTCTTCCAAATTCGGCATTCCGTGAATAAATCCTTCGTTCATTTGAACGATGGAAGCTATTGTCTCGACAGCACCTGCTGCACCTAATAAATGTCCTGTTAATGTCTTCATTGAGTTGACATAAATATCCTTGACCCTCTCACCGAAGACATTTTCTATAGCTTTCAACTCTACTTCGTCACCAGCGGGTGTACTTGTTGCATGACAACTCACAAAGTCAATCTCGTTAATCGAAAGTGCTGCATCCTCAATTGCCATCTTCATTACTTTTGTTGACCCTCTTGCTTCAGGATCCGGAGCACTAAAATGGTATGCATCATCATTCATCGCATAACCCTTTATCTCGGCTATAATTTTCGCACCACGTGCCCTTGCAAATTCCTCGCTTTCCAGTACTAAAACTCCCGCTCCTTCCCCCATCACAAACCCATCTCTTCCTTTATCAAAAGGTCTAGACGCCTTTTTAGGTTCGTCGTTTCTCGTTGAGAGTGCTCGCATAGACGCAAATCCAGAGATGGGAAGTGGTGCAATTGTAGCTTCTGAGCCACCAACTATTGCGACATCTGCGTAACCGTGCCGAATCAGCATTGCACCTAACGCTATTGAATGAACAGATGTTGCACATGCGCTTACGGGAGCAAAGTTTGGACCTTTTAATCCAAATTCCATTGCTATCACACCGCTCGCCATGTTTATAAGAATCATTGGAATCAAGAATGGACTTACTCTTTCAGGACCTTTCTCTTTCATTACTTCGTTTTGTTCTGCAAGTGTCAGGAATCCGCCCATACCAGACGAAACCAGCACTGCGACTCTTTCCTCAATTCCATTGAAATCTAACCCACTCATAGTTATTGCTTGTCTTGCAGCTGCAATGGCAAACTGATTGAACCTATCAAGACGCTTAGCAAGTTTTCTGTCCATGTACTCTTCAGGTTTAAAATCCCTTACTTCGGCAGCAATTTGTACTGGGAGGTTCGAGGCATCGAAAGATGTTATCTTGTCAATACCAATGTGCATATTTCTCAAATTTTGAGCAAATGTTTCCAAAGAACACCCAATTGGAGAGATAACACCAATTCCAGTAACTACAACTCTTCTTTTCAAAATCTCCACCCCCTTCTTCCTTAATAATCTTCTTTTTCAAAGGACTAAATCTCTACTTTTTCACCAATCACCATTCCAAATGCTTCCGGTCCTACATGTGCAGCTATTGCCGCACCGATATTTGAAATTCCGAGTACAGCCTTTTCATCAAAATTTGCAATCAATTTGTCCAAATAGTTTTTCATACTTTCGATAGTAAAACCACCAATAATAGAGTAGTGTCGTGCAATACCTTTTTGATTCACAAAGTCTTGCGCTATCTTTGCCATAGAAGAAACCCCTGATTCCAAAGTCCTCACTGTTCCCAAGGTGTTAACTTCACCTTCGTTATCTGTTGTAAGGATAGGCTTTATGTTAAGTAATTTCCCAAAGAAAGCCTTTGCCTTTCCTATGCGACCACCCCTGTATAGATATTCAAGCGTTGGCACAAAGAAAACAAGCTGCGAGTTCTCAACTGCTTTGTCAATATCCTTTTGTGTTAGATTACCATTTTTTCTCACAAGTTCCATAGCTTTCAAAAGAACGTATCCTTGCTTTATTGAAGCAGTTTTTGAGTCTAAAACTACGATATTCTTGGCCCCGAGCGAACTGACAACACTTTGAACAATGTCGTACGTATTACTTAGCTTTGAAGAAATCGTTATAACATATACTTTTTCACTACTTTCAGATGCTTCTTTTAGAACTCTCTCCACAGCTTTGGGTTTAGGTAGAGAGGTTGTGGCAACCTCACCTTGTAGTTCAATTCGATAAAGCTCTTCAGGATTCAGTGTAACTTTGTCCTCATATTCTTCATTACGTCCATACACTCTGAGCGGGAGAATTTTCAATTCAAAAGGCAAATTAATACCTGCCGGTAAATCACATCCAGAATCTGTTATAAAAGTGACCATGCTATCTCACCTCTTGTACTGACGTGTGGTCTTTTTCAGAAAGAATTATACTCCATACAACAAAATTAGTCAATATAAAACTTTTTGATTGCCTCTAACATTATTATTGACAAAAAACAATTATTGTGGTATATTAACTTTTGTCAAATATGGAGATGTTTTTATAGTAGGTATCAAATTTACCAAGTTAAAAGGGGGAATGCTTATGGATTTGGAAAAAAGAGTGTGTGAAATCGTAGC
It encodes the following:
- the glmU gene encoding bifunctional UDP-N-acetylglucosamine diphosphorylase/glucosamine-1-phosphate N-acetyltransferase GlmU; protein product: MKVLILAAGLGKRMKSKYPKVVHKILGKPMINWVVDLGKKFGEVGVVIGHKAEIVKSYLPADVKVYIQEPQLGTGHAVMCAKEFISPSDDVLILYGDVPLLKEETIQRLLETHTNAKANATVLTFIADDPTGYGRIVRENGKIRIVEHKDANEEQLRIKEVNSGIYIFSGKFLLDNIDKLTNNNAQGEYYLTDLVEMAENVETVLLDDPVQVSGVNDRVQLSQLEAVARERILKELMLSGVTVVDPTSTFIGPDVKIGIDTVIYPFTILEGEITIGEDCEIGPYTRIKNSILGNNVKVIRSEVEGAVIEDNVSVGPFSRLREGTILKENVKIGNFVETKKSTIGKNSKAQHLTYLGDATVGEDVNIGAGTITCNYDGYKKYQTFIGDSAFIGSNSSLVAPVKIGKGAIVGAGSVITEDVPDDALALGRARQIIKENWAKLKREAMKNANHKE
- a CDS encoding ribose-phosphate pyrophosphokinase, translated to MQITRNEMKIFTGNANKVLAEKVASYIGMRLGDITVGRFADGEINVRIEETVRGHDVFVIQPTCPPVNENLMELLVMIDAFKRASANSIAVVIPYYGYARQDRKAKGRDPITAKLVANLLTVAGATRVMTVDLHAEQVQGFFDIPVDNLWSFPVFLETLSKDGILDDDAVIVSPDVGGVKRARQIAERVGLPLAILDKRRPKDNVAEILNIIGDVKDKTAIIVDDIVDTARSLVEGANAVKNAGAKRVIACITHPVLSSGAVERIENSSIEKIYISDTIYHQSLPSKFHVVSVAPLLGEAIIRVRKNLSVSILFK
- a CDS encoding alpha/beta fold hydrolase gives rise to the protein MDSLNYLGVNRYVLVGHSMGGYLSLAIASLFPERVEKLILFDAAYTNHSESLNGLNLPFELGNENQVKLYQVLLDIGLKTYPLVKFLYQTSLSTGSILSTEHFEYLFAQNYFLPAEVLLN
- the ppdK gene encoding pyruvate, phosphate dikinase, with protein sequence MGKKWVYFFANGQAEGNAQMRDILGGKGANLAEMTNAGVPVPPGFTISAEVCKYYYDNNRTYPEDLKEQVDAAMKRLEEVTGKGFGDPKKPLLVSVRSGAAISMPGMMDTILNLGLNDETVKGLVEMTNNERFAYDSYRRFLQMFGDTALGIPHADFENALAEMKAQKGVKLDTELDAEDLKKLVEIYKEIYKKHGKEFPQDVYKQLWAAIEAVIWSWMSDRAIKYREIHGIKEGQLLGTAVNIVAMVFGNMGDDSGTGVCFTRDPNTGEKVYYGEFLPNAQGEDVVAGIRTPYPLEKMKELIPQAYEELIQIMDRLERYFKDMQDIEFTVERGKLYILQTRSAKRTSQAAIKVAVDMVHEGLIDKKTAVLRVQPSDIERVLHPKFDENERKNAKVIAKGLPASPGAATGKVYFDAHKAEEAAKAGEKVLLVRPETSPEDVGGMNAAEGILTARGGMTSHAAVVARGLGKPAVVGAESIYVNEEEGYLKVGDIIVKEGEWLSIDGTTGEVFLGKITTVKPQGLEGPVAELLSWADEFRKLGVRANADVPRDAKVAREFGAEGIGLCRTEHMFFEKDRIPKVRRMIVARTKEEREAALAELLPLQKEDFKGLFREMKGYPVTIRLIDPPLHEFLPQEEEQMAEVAQQIGISVEELKKVVEQLHELNPMLGHRGVRLVITYPEIAVMQTKAIILAAIELKKEEGIEVVPEIMIPLVGHVNELKYIKQVVVETADALIKEHGVDLKYLVGTMIEVPRAAVTADQIAQEADFFSFGTNDLTQMTFGFSRDDVGKFLPEYLEKGILEHDPFKHIDTQGVGQLVKLATEKGKEVKPTLKCGVCGEHGGDPKSIEFFATTKLDYVSASPYRIPVARLAAAQASIKYRS
- a CDS encoding IS1/IS1595 family N-terminal zinc-binding domain-containing protein, with the translated sequence MNNSTLSCPKCGSTSLYKNGHDKYGNQQFLCKLCHHSFKLSHSQKRKNFPFPYPKCSSCSKPNVFV
- a CDS encoding alpha/beta fold hydrolase, translated to MKLTKDKTTQKPLAVDLANIVAKTLIIYGEKDNITPSSIGEYLARNIKGSQLIRIPNEGHMPLANKLVLEKVKAFLKD
- a CDS encoding alpha/beta fold hydrolase; this translates as MERSILTNTFKTLLMGTVSFYLLTYLSSSSVLKTISSDVRKINIDSIQVAYREAGQSNSKVVVFLHGFGGSSYDWKELMDMLSESYRCIAFDIPPFGLFEKRLDFDYSDESM